From the Opitutia bacterium genome, one window contains:
- the creB gene encoding two-component system response regulator CreB produces the protein MTTSRPIVLVVEDEAGIAETIVYALRTEGFAPLWKTTGRDALAALRTEPVALVVLDVGLPDMSGFDVCRELQRLSPVPVIFLTARASEVDKIVGLELGADDYLAKPFSPRELTARVRAVLRRTQGAPRTAATAGAVWQHDAERCRIVFRGRTLDLTRNEYRLLATLLAAPGRVFSRDQLMTAAWDDPGAALDRTVDAHVKQVRAKLREVDAESDPIVTHRGLGYSLREET, from the coding sequence GTGACCACCAGCCGTCCCATCGTGCTCGTCGTCGAAGACGAAGCGGGCATCGCCGAAACGATCGTGTATGCGCTGCGCACCGAAGGGTTCGCGCCGCTCTGGAAAACGACCGGACGCGACGCGCTCGCGGCCTTGCGGACGGAGCCGGTTGCGCTGGTGGTGCTCGACGTCGGTTTGCCGGATATGAGCGGTTTCGACGTGTGCCGCGAGCTGCAGCGTCTCTCGCCGGTGCCGGTGATTTTCCTGACGGCGCGCGCGAGCGAGGTGGACAAGATCGTGGGGCTCGAGCTCGGGGCGGACGACTATCTGGCCAAGCCGTTCAGTCCGCGCGAGCTCACGGCGCGGGTGCGCGCGGTGCTACGGCGCACGCAGGGCGCGCCGCGCACGGCGGCGACGGCCGGGGCGGTGTGGCAACACGACGCGGAGCGCTGTCGCATCGTGTTCCGAGGGCGCACGCTCGATCTGACGCGCAACGAGTATCGGTTGCTGGCGACGCTGCTAGCCGCGCCGGGCCGCGTCTTCAGTCGCGACCAGCTGATGACCGCGGCGTGGGACGATCCGGGCGCGGCGCTCGATCGCACGGTCGATGCCCACGTGAAACAGGTGCGCGCGAAGCTGCGCGAGGTGGACGCGGAGAGCGATCCGATCGTCACCCATCGCGGGCTGGGGTATTCGCTGAGGGAGGAAACGTGA